One window from the genome of Nicotiana tomentosiformis chromosome 5, ASM39032v3, whole genome shotgun sequence encodes:
- the LOC138893004 gene encoding uncharacterized protein, producing MKEKCLVQARRIEELEARLASVLAKVESDAEKAKADADALVAIYRADAEAAQIQAREAAESADSRAHWVAELAKCRSRRETLEEIHARGFDLAEEIKRAKELEADAEALVSDGDDDDDGSKSGSKNGGEPDKEETAPGREI from the coding sequence atgaaggaaaaatgcctggttcaagcaagaagaattgaggagcttgaggctcggttggcctctgtactcgCCAAGGTCGAATCTGatgctgaaaaggcaaaggccgatgcggatgcgctcgtggccatctatcgggccgatgctgaagctgcccaaatccaggcaagagaggcagccgaatcTGCCGATAGTCGAgcgcattgggtcgccgaacttgctaagtgccgatccagaagggaaactctcgaggagattcatgctcgcggcTTTGATCTCgcggaagagataaaaagggcaaaagaactcgaagctgatgctgaagctctggtttctgatggtgatgacgacgatgatgggagcaagagcggatccaAAAATGGGGGGgaacctgataaagaagagaccgctcccggtcgagaaatttag